One genomic segment of Centropristis striata isolate RG_2023a ecotype Rhode Island chromosome 11, C.striata_1.0, whole genome shotgun sequence includes these proteins:
- the LOC131980943 gene encoding immunoglobulin lambda-1 light chain-like, producing the protein MLFLPAAALCCLCSALAAMATQLLQEDLTWTRRVGERVSFSCRGTEQCDRRYPFVYWYQKRDTETITLILDIDRDDGKIDKRYNHPQKDDFSAVNKQNGCELQIQSVKLTHSATYYCCCKKGGWYYMFGSGTKLFVGEQVVKPVVSVYPAAPRAHLEGKSSLLCLASAMFPPLVRFSWKRRKENGPLEELPPAEGEQLELRESGHTAAILLLRQQENSTYKYHCYVQHEGGQVEAPTEQEVQAPEAFFPPEREPADLPALQQADWSFQSQCRVKLLCLLYTVLIVKSLVFCCGIVLLMILRNKGPSTNCTHAD; encoded by the exons ATGCTTTTCctcccagctgctgctctgtgctgTCTGTGCTCAG cgctggctgccatggcaacacagCTGCTTCAGGAGGATTTAACATGGACCAGGAGAGTTGGTGAAAGAGTCTCCTTCAGCTGTCGAGGCACTGAACAGTGTGATAGACGTTATCCTTTTGTATACTGGTACcagaagagagacacagaaacaatCACACTGATTCTTGATATTGACAGGGATGATGGTAAAATAGATAAACGTTACAATCATCCTCAGAAAGATGATTTCTCAGCTGTGAATAAACAGAACGGCTGTGAGTTGCAGATCCAGAGCGTTAAACTAACTCATTCAGCcacctactactgctgctgtaaGAAGG GCGGATGGTACTACATGTTTGGCTCTGGAACTAAACTGTTTGTAG GTGAGCAGGTAGTGAAGCCCGTGGTGAGCGTGTACCCAGCAGCACCCAGAGCCCACCTGGAGGGGAAGAGCTCCCTGCTGTGTCTGGCCTCAGCCATGTTTCCTCCTCTGGTCCGCTTCTCCTGGAAAAGACGAAAGGAGAACGGTCCTCTGGAGGAGCTGCCCCCTGCTGAGggagagcagctggagctcaGAGAGTCGGGACAcaccgccgccatcttgctgctcCGTCAGCAAGAGAACAGCACGTATAAATACCACTGCTACGTCCAGCACGAGGGGGGCCAAGTGGAGGCCCCAACAGAACAAG AGGTTCAAGCTCCAGAAGCCTTCTTTCCTCCAGAGAGAGAGCCAGCAGACCTGCCAGCTCTGCAGCAAGCTGACT ggtccTTCCAGTCTCAGTGCAGGGTGAAGCTGCTCTGCCTGCTGTACACAGTGCTGATAGTGAAGAGTCTGGTGTTCTGCTGTGGAATCGTTCTGCTGATGATTCTCAGAAACAAGGGACCGTCCACCAACTGCACACATGCTGACTGA